Proteins encoded in a region of the Shewanella polaris genome:
- a CDS encoding YhgN family NAAT transporter encodes MDIFSVAVMLFLIMDPLGNLPIFASILRHIDPKKRRQVLIRELLFALVIMLSFLFAGEAILNFLNLRSESVSIAGGIILFLIAIKMIFPSPGGVAGLAAGEEPFIVPMAIPLMAGPSILAALILLAHTDSDRMGDWTIALVSAWAMSAVILMFYKLFTRILGEKGLIAVERLMGMVLVMIAVQMLLDGISNYLKTAAAI; translated from the coding sequence ATGGATATTTTTTCTGTAGCCGTCATGTTGTTCTTGATTATGGACCCATTGGGTAATCTCCCTATATTTGCTTCCATTTTACGCCATATCGATCCCAAAAAGCGTCGCCAAGTATTAATCCGTGAACTCCTATTTGCATTGGTTATTATGTTGTCCTTCTTATTTGCCGGCGAAGCAATTCTTAATTTCCTAAACTTACGCTCTGAGTCGGTCAGTATTGCGGGTGGCATTATTCTGTTCTTAATTGCGATTAAGATGATTTTTCCTTCACCAGGTGGTGTCGCGGGATTAGCTGCGGGTGAAGAGCCTTTTATTGTCCCAATGGCAATCCCATTGATGGCGGGTCCGTCTATTTTAGCTGCGTTGATATTATTGGCGCATACCGATAGTGATCGTATGGGGGATTGGACTATCGCATTAGTCTCTGCTTGGGCTATGAGTGCTGTTATTTTAATGTTCTATAAGTTGTTTACTCGGATACTCGGTGAAAAAGGCTTAATAGCGGTAGAGCGGTTAATGGGCATGGTATTGGTGATGATAGCGGTGCAAATGTTACTTGATGGCATTTCAAATTATCTTAAAACAGCTGCTGCGATCTAA